The proteins below come from a single Natrinema sp. SYSU A 869 genomic window:
- a CDS encoding universal stress protein has product MYDSVLVATDGSEAAATAVDHAIALARRFDASLYGVAVVDERTEYDTGIVDPEEARQHLEERAADWLADLEATAADADVAVETAVRSGVPHEEILADAAERDAGAIVLGSRGRSSFKGALLGSTVDRVVRTADRPVLVVG; this is encoded by the coding sequence ATGTACGATTCCGTTCTGGTCGCAACCGACGGCAGCGAAGCCGCGGCGACAGCGGTCGATCACGCGATCGCGCTCGCCCGGCGATTCGACGCATCGCTGTACGGAGTCGCCGTCGTCGACGAACGGACCGAGTACGACACGGGTATCGTTGATCCCGAGGAGGCCCGGCAACACCTCGAGGAGCGCGCGGCGGACTGGCTCGCGGACCTCGAGGCGACGGCGGCGGACGCTGACGTGGCTGTCGAGACGGCGGTTCGATCGGGCGTCCCCCACGAGGAGATACTCGCCGACGCGGCCGAGCGGGACGCGGGCGCGATCGTGCTCGGCTCTCGCGGCCGCTCGTCGTTCAAGGGGGCGTTGCTCGGCAGTACCGTCGATCGGGTCGTCCGAACCGCGGATCGGCCGGTACTGGTCGTCGGCTAG
- a CDS encoding bacterio-opsin activator domain-containing protein has protein sequence MSLEGTVGALLTRQEYESLLDAAETYREALVIRLCGDVGLRPAELTRLALDDIEQVRIDPPRYLIRVPTGDGHGTRTAYLPTRVERELQRYARSNDLSTDDRIFTVTPRRLQMLVSDVADRASDLFDDPALGDVSTSDLRQYFAHTALVDHDVNPRVVKTAGGWRSFEALESYLPEPTDTEIVDAFDAVEGPSSPRSGDPQSGPAVSDDSVVRLLLAASDRYALVRLDADGYVERWNRSAAAMFGYRAGEIVGTHVSAFYTDDAVEGGVPERTLSTALDESGCETDGWRVHKDGSQFRATEVVSPLRDDQGHHRGFAVFVRDGTAAHEELEAARQCRDELERLYTVARRHRDVTYALLESTDHEEVETRTCGALADGRAYEFAWIDRATISDRRRQWRASSGIEPNAIKQVVPDEWRADDPTDPLVSPEPAADTYSEDGTVLVADDITATLEDEDSFEGAIARVPLAYGDTVYGMLSVATERADAFDDDEQAWLAVIGRQVGYAIGAIRRRNLLLSDRVIELEVACRDARSFFVDASRRLNCRFELDSLVPIDESTHLYYVRLEGASPADVFDLADTTPEIEDCRLVETDEDGWRVEFVVDGSCPIVTLTEYGVTVHEAVFEGGSATITGDCAADADLRTILDGLRSAFPDSELVGKRDAERTVQTAREFREGLEDRLTDRQEAALRAAYFGGYYDWPRESTAEEVADAMGVSSPTLHNHLRKGQHELLRTFFDDPDG, from the coding sequence ATGAGCCTCGAGGGGACTGTGGGGGCACTGCTCACACGACAGGAGTACGAGTCGCTACTTGATGCGGCCGAAACCTACCGCGAGGCGCTGGTGATCCGTCTCTGCGGGGACGTGGGGCTTCGACCGGCCGAGCTGACGCGGCTCGCGCTCGACGACATCGAGCAGGTGCGGATCGATCCGCCGCGGTATCTGATCCGGGTTCCGACCGGCGACGGTCACGGAACCCGAACCGCGTACCTGCCGACCCGCGTCGAACGGGAACTCCAGCGATACGCCCGTAGCAACGACCTCTCGACCGACGATCGGATATTCACTGTCACGCCCCGCCGGCTTCAAATGCTGGTCTCGGACGTCGCCGATCGGGCAAGTGACCTGTTCGACGACCCCGCACTCGGTGACGTTTCGACGAGCGACCTGCGGCAGTACTTTGCTCACACCGCTCTGGTCGACCACGACGTCAACCCTCGTGTCGTCAAGACCGCGGGCGGCTGGCGCAGCTTCGAAGCCCTCGAGTCCTATCTGCCCGAGCCGACCGACACCGAGATCGTCGACGCCTTCGACGCCGTTGAGGGCCCCTCCAGTCCTCGCTCCGGCGACCCCCAGTCCGGGCCCGCGGTGAGCGACGACAGCGTCGTTCGGCTCCTGTTGGCCGCCAGCGACCGGTATGCGCTCGTCCGCCTCGATGCTGACGGCTACGTCGAACGGTGGAACCGGAGCGCGGCCGCGATGTTTGGCTACCGGGCCGGCGAAATCGTCGGCACCCACGTCTCTGCGTTCTACACTGACGACGCCGTTGAGGGGGGCGTTCCAGAACGGACACTCTCGACCGCGCTCGACGAATCCGGCTGTGAAACCGACGGCTGGCGCGTCCACAAGGACGGCTCGCAGTTTCGCGCGACCGAGGTCGTCTCGCCGCTCCGGGACGATCAGGGCCACCACCGCGGCTTCGCTGTCTTCGTCCGCGACGGGACGGCCGCACACGAGGAACTCGAGGCCGCCCGCCAGTGCCGTGACGAACTCGAGCGACTGTACACCGTCGCCCGGCGACACCGAGACGTGACCTACGCGCTGCTCGAGTCAACGGATCACGAGGAAGTCGAGACGAGAACGTGTGGCGCGCTCGCCGACGGACGGGCCTACGAGTTCGCCTGGATCGACCGGGCGACGATCTCAGATCGCCGCCGGCAGTGGCGCGCGTCCAGTGGGATCGAACCCAATGCGATCAAGCAGGTCGTCCCCGACGAGTGGCGAGCGGACGATCCAACTGATCCCCTTGTCTCCCCGGAACCAGCGGCTGACACCTACTCGGAGGACGGGACGGTACTGGTTGCGGACGACATCACGGCGACGCTCGAGGACGAGGACTCGTTCGAGGGGGCCATCGCAAGAGTCCCACTCGCCTACGGTGATACCGTCTATGGGATGCTCTCGGTCGCGACCGAGCGCGCGGACGCGTTCGATGACGACGAACAAGCGTGGTTGGCAGTGATCGGCCGGCAAGTCGGCTACGCGATCGGTGCCATCCGCCGGCGGAACCTCCTGCTGTCGGATCGTGTGATCGAACTCGAGGTCGCCTGCCGGGACGCCCGCTCCTTTTTCGTCGACGCCTCACGCCGGCTCAACTGTCGGTTCGAACTCGATTCGCTGGTTCCGATCGACGAGTCGACCCACCTCTACTACGTTCGACTCGAGGGGGCGTCACCGGCCGACGTCTTCGACCTCGCCGATACCACCCCCGAGATTGAGGACTGTCGGCTGGTCGAAACCGACGAGGACGGCTGGCGCGTCGAGTTCGTTGTCGACGGCTCCTGCCCCATCGTCACGCTGACCGAGTACGGTGTGACCGTCCACGAGGCGGTCTTCGAGGGCGGGTCGGCGACGATCACCGGCGACTGTGCGGCTGACGCCGACCTCCGGACGATCCTCGACGGCCTCCGGTCCGCGTTCCCCGACTCCGAACTGGTCGGGAAACGCGATGCCGAGCGGACGGTCCAGACCGCCCGCGAGTTCCGGGAAGGGCTCGAGGATCGCCTGACCGACCGTCAGGAGGCCGCGCTCCGGGCGGCCTACTTCGGCGGCTACTACGACTGGCCCCGGGAGAGCACCGCCGAGGAGGTCGCCGACGCGATGGGGGTCTCCTCGCCGACGCTGCACAACCACCTCCGAAAGGGGCAACATGAACTGCTGCGGACGTTCTTCGACGATCCGGACGGGTAG
- a CDS encoding ABC transporter permease, producing MPFDALSDPTYLRSIIRISLTVSLTAIVLSTVVSLPIAFAVGFADFRGKRFVTAVINTGMGFPSVVVGLLVWYVLSNRGPLGTLDLIYTPEAMIISQLVLAAPVITGVALSAVESVDDAVRDAAYGVGGTRADVALITLKEARYGVITGILAGFGRAISEVGSVLIVGGNIAYADGTSKTRTLTTAIQFEVLKGEFETALVLGVVLLVLVLLVNGVVLRLGGR from the coding sequence ATGCCATTCGACGCCCTCTCCGATCCGACCTACCTCCGAAGCATTATTCGGATATCGCTGACGGTCAGTCTGACCGCAATCGTGCTGAGCACCGTCGTGAGCCTCCCGATTGCCTTTGCTGTCGGCTTCGCGGACTTCCGTGGAAAGCGGTTCGTCACTGCCGTCATCAACACCGGAATGGGGTTTCCGAGCGTCGTCGTCGGACTCCTCGTCTGGTACGTCCTTTCGAATCGAGGACCACTGGGAACGCTGGACCTCATCTATACGCCGGAGGCGATGATCATCTCGCAACTCGTGCTCGCCGCACCGGTCATCACCGGCGTCGCGCTTTCCGCGGTCGAGAGCGTCGACGATGCCGTTCGGGACGCGGCCTACGGTGTCGGAGGAACTCGTGCCGATGTCGCACTGATCACCCTCAAAGAGGCGCGGTATGGCGTCATCACCGGGATCCTCGCCGGCTTCGGCCGTGCGATCAGCGAGGTCGGCTCCGTTCTGATCGTGGGCGGCAACATCGCCTACGCAGACGGGACCTCGAAAACCCGAACCCTGACGACTGCGATCCAGTTCGAGGTCCTGAAAGGCGAGTTCGAGACGGCACTGGTGCTCGGTGTGGTGTTGCTGGTCCTCGTCTTGCTCGTCAACGGGGTCGTCCTGCGACTCGGAGGGCGGTGA
- the acs gene encoding acetate--CoA ligase, whose amino-acid sequence MSQDNANLEARLAEQEAFEPPESFVEQANVTDPGIYEEFEENWPECWERAADLLSWNEEYDTVLEDGDAPFYEWFTDGELNASYNCLDRHVAEGRGDSVAIEWEGELGETRTYTYDELLDEVEDFAATLRGLGVEEDDIVTLYMPMIPELPIAMLACARIGAPHSVVFAGFSADALATRMNSADSEYLVTCDGYYRRGDALDHISKTNEGLEGVEHEVSDVVVVDRLGDDLEHDLADNQHDYDDLVADYEGSTVEPVSRDAEDMLFLMYTSGTTGKPKGVKHTTGGYLAYSAWTSHAVLDIEADDTYWCSADIGWITGHSYIVYGPLALGTTSVMYEGTPDYPEKDRLWEIVEKNEVDIFYTAPTAIRAFMKWGSEYTENHDLSSLRLLGTVGEPINPRAWKWYYKHIGNEECPIVDTWWQTETGGMMITTLPGINTMKPGSAGPPLPGIDARVVDAEGEEVDAGQAGYVTVNNPWPGMLRTLYNNDERFIEEYWQEYSDEEADEWVYFPEDGAKIDDDDYITILGRVDDVINVSGHRLGTMEIESAVVGVEGVAEAAVVGGDHEVKGEAVYVYAIPEDGYEDQEDELEEKAMEAVLDSIGPIAKPEEIVFTHELPKTRSGKIMRRLLEDIASGNELGNTSTLRNPDVVDDIAEQVSSN is encoded by the coding sequence ATGTCACAGGACAATGCCAACCTCGAGGCACGACTTGCGGAGCAGGAGGCGTTCGAGCCGCCCGAGTCGTTCGTCGAGCAGGCAAACGTCACTGACCCGGGGATCTACGAGGAGTTCGAGGAGAACTGGCCGGAGTGTTGGGAGCGTGCGGCTGACCTCCTCTCGTGGAACGAGGAGTACGACACCGTCCTCGAAGACGGCGACGCGCCGTTCTACGAGTGGTTCACCGACGGCGAACTCAACGCGTCGTACAACTGCCTCGACCGACACGTAGCAGAGGGCCGCGGCGACAGCGTGGCGATCGAGTGGGAAGGCGAACTCGGCGAGACGCGTACGTACACCTACGACGAACTCTTGGATGAAGTCGAGGACTTCGCCGCGACGCTACGAGGCCTCGGCGTCGAAGAGGACGACATCGTCACGCTGTACATGCCGATGATTCCGGAGCTGCCGATCGCGATGCTGGCGTGTGCCCGAATCGGCGCACCACACAGCGTCGTCTTCGCCGGCTTCTCGGCCGACGCGCTGGCGACGCGGATGAACTCCGCCGACAGCGAGTATCTCGTCACCTGCGACGGCTACTACCGCCGCGGCGACGCGCTTGATCACATCTCGAAGACCAACGAGGGCCTCGAGGGTGTCGAGCACGAGGTTTCGGACGTCGTGGTCGTCGACCGACTGGGCGACGACTTAGAGCACGATCTCGCGGACAATCAGCACGACTACGACGACCTGGTGGCCGACTATGAGGGGTCGACGGTCGAACCAGTCTCTCGGGACGCCGAGGACATGCTGTTCCTGATGTACACCTCGGGGACCACCGGCAAGCCGAAGGGGGTCAAACACACCACTGGCGGCTACCTCGCGTACTCCGCTTGGACGAGCCACGCCGTCCTCGACATCGAGGCCGACGACACCTACTGGTGTTCGGCCGACATCGGCTGGATCACTGGCCACTCCTACATCGTCTACGGCCCGCTCGCGCTGGGGACGACGAGCGTAATGTACGAGGGGACGCCGGACTATCCCGAGAAGGACCGGCTGTGGGAGATCGTCGAGAAAAACGAGGTCGACATTTTCTACACCGCACCGACGGCGATCCGGGCGTTCATGAAGTGGGGCTCGGAGTACACCGAGAACCACGACCTGTCCTCGCTGCGCTTGCTCGGCACCGTCGGGGAGCCGATCAATCCGCGGGCGTGGAAGTGGTACTACAAGCACATCGGCAACGAGGAGTGCCCGATCGTCGACACCTGGTGGCAGACGGAAACCGGGGGCATGATGATCACGACGTTACCGGGGATCAACACCATGAAACCCGGCTCCGCGGGGCCGCCGCTGCCGGGGATCGACGCCCGCGTCGTTGACGCTGAGGGCGAAGAAGTCGACGCTGGCCAGGCAGGCTACGTCACGGTCAACAACCCGTGGCCCGGGATGCTCCGCACGCTGTACAACAACGACGAGCGGTTCATCGAAGAGTACTGGCAGGAGTACTCCGACGAAGAAGCCGACGAGTGGGTCTACTTCCCCGAAGACGGCGCGAAGATCGACGACGACGACTACATCACCATCCTCGGCCGGGTCGACGACGTGATCAACGTCTCCGGTCACCGGCTAGGGACCATGGAGATCGAGTCGGCGGTCGTCGGGGTCGAAGGGGTTGCCGAAGCCGCCGTCGTCGGCGGCGACCACGAGGTCAAAGGCGAGGCCGTCTACGTCTATGCGATCCCCGAAGACGGCTACGAGGATCAAGAAGACGAACTCGAGGAGAAGGCCATGGAGGCCGTCCTCGACTCGATCGGACCGATCGCCAAGCCCGAGGAGATCGTCTTCACGCACGAGCTGCCAAAGACGCGCTCGGGCAAGATCATGCGCCGGCTGTTAGAGGACATCGCGAGCGGGAACGAGCTCGGGAACACCTCGACGCTGCGCAACCCCGATGTCGTCGACGACATCGCAGAACAGGTATCGAGCAACTGA
- a CDS encoding TOBE domain-containing protein, with translation MEKEFDPYLRIDDVTVDRSDVAMLRAIDDCGSLSGAAAALERSYPRLQQRVVELEEAVGPLVERTRGGADGGGSSLTETARDLLARFDRLVAAYEGVARVDETVLTGPVIDRDGELATVETEAGNILAVVPADAATASVTIRSDAVSLHAPADVPRAEGTSVRNRFPGTVSWLEAGDAVARVGIELEDGDGGDEGTELVALVTRRSVKALGLEPGRSIVASVKATAARGVARDERNDR, from the coding sequence ATGGAAAAGGAGTTCGACCCCTATCTGCGGATCGACGACGTGACCGTCGACCGCAGTGACGTCGCGATGTTACGCGCGATTGACGACTGCGGCTCGCTGTCGGGCGCGGCGGCGGCCCTCGAGCGTTCGTACCCACGTCTCCAGCAGCGAGTGGTCGAACTCGAGGAGGCAGTCGGACCGTTAGTCGAGCGCACCCGCGGCGGAGCCGACGGCGGCGGCAGTTCCCTGACAGAGACCGCACGGGACCTGCTGGCGCGGTTCGATCGGCTGGTCGCGGCCTACGAGGGCGTTGCCCGCGTCGACGAGACGGTGCTCACGGGACCAGTCATCGATCGCGATGGCGAACTCGCAACCGTCGAAACCGAGGCCGGGAACATTCTGGCGGTCGTTCCGGCCGACGCCGCGACCGCGTCCGTGACGATCCGCTCCGATGCGGTCAGTTTGCACGCGCCGGCAGACGTGCCGCGAGCCGAAGGGACGAGCGTTCGGAACCGGTTTCCGGGGACCGTCTCGTGGCTCGAGGCCGGTGATGCGGTTGCGAGAGTGGGGATCGAACTCGAGGACGGAGACGGCGGTGACGAGGGCACCGAACTCGTGGCGCTGGTCACTCGGCGGAGCGTCAAGGCGCTGGGGCTCGAGCCGGGTCGGTCGATCGTCGCCTCGGTGAAGGCGACGGCGGCGCGCGGCGTCGCGAGAGACGAACGGAACGATAGATGA
- a CDS encoding phosphate ABC transporter ATP-binding protein gives MNLELERASYGVDDTAILDDVSLAVESGEVVTIIGPSGAGKTTLLRLAALFERPTDGAVRCDGTNPWSLSRDERLELRRRIGIVFQRASLFETSVARNVDAGRRIRRPWSRRIRDFAERLAARWVHGSPTVDDRTLEALELVGLREAWDRDVSSLSGGEAQRVSFARALAPRPDLLVLDEPTSDLDPRNTAILERAIGRVRDRDHGVLLATHDMHQAERISDRVAFLLEGELVEIGPPEQVFDNPRDERTARFVRGDLLYDENELLA, from the coding sequence ATGAACCTCGAGCTCGAGCGCGCGTCCTACGGCGTCGACGACACAGCCATTCTGGATGACGTCTCGCTCGCCGTCGAATCGGGCGAGGTCGTGACGATCATCGGCCCCTCGGGGGCCGGCAAGACGACGCTATTACGGCTGGCCGCCCTATTCGAGCGGCCGACCGACGGTGCGGTCCGCTGCGATGGGACGAACCCGTGGTCGCTGTCTCGAGACGAGCGCCTCGAGCTCCGGCGGCGGATCGGCATCGTCTTCCAGCGGGCGAGCCTGTTCGAGACCTCGGTGGCGCGCAACGTCGATGCCGGCAGGCGGATTCGTCGGCCGTGGTCCAGACGGATCCGGGACTTTGCCGAGCGGCTCGCGGCCCGCTGGGTTCATGGGTCGCCGACGGTCGATGATCGGACACTTGAGGCCCTCGAACTCGTCGGGCTTCGGGAGGCGTGGGATCGCGACGTGAGTTCGCTGTCGGGCGGCGAAGCCCAGCGGGTGTCGTTCGCGCGCGCGCTCGCGCCGCGGCCCGATCTGCTCGTCCTCGACGAGCCGACCTCCGATCTCGACCCGCGGAACACGGCCATCCTCGAGCGGGCGATCGGTCGGGTGCGCGACCGCGATCACGGCGTGTTGCTCGCGACGCACGACATGCACCAAGCCGAGCGGATTTCGGATCGGGTCGCCTTCCTGCTCGAGGGCGAACTGGTCGAAATCGGCCCGCCAGAGCAGGTGTTCGACAACCCACGTGACGAACGAACTGCCCGATTCGTTCGCGGCGACCTGTTGTACGATGAAAACGAACTTCTCGCGTGA
- a CDS encoding universal stress protein, with amino-acid sequence MSLLVPFDGSELATQALERASTFGDLLDEEVVVLTVIPDDADYARDRGWITQGEPFNTEAIAAGMQTRADKVAPEATFRTERVSSDEPTATSTTNVVREIRRVAADIEASVVFIGSENAGSVIAPQSSVGSPVASDHRYDVYVVRAPGHEIDPEDISDINSTQDGL; translated from the coding sequence ATGTCACTGCTCGTTCCCTTCGACGGGTCGGAGTTGGCAACGCAAGCGCTCGAGCGAGCATCGACGTTCGGCGACTTGCTCGACGAGGAAGTCGTCGTTCTGACGGTGATTCCGGACGATGCCGACTACGCGCGGGATCGAGGCTGGATCACGCAGGGCGAGCCGTTCAATACGGAGGCGATCGCCGCGGGGATGCAGACCCGCGCCGACAAGGTCGCGCCGGAGGCGACGTTCCGGACCGAACGGGTCAGTTCCGACGAACCAACCGCGACGTCGACGACGAACGTCGTCCGCGAGATACGGCGCGTTGCGGCCGATATCGAGGCATCGGTCGTATTCATCGGCTCAGAGAACGCGGGCTCGGTCATCGCGCCCCAGTCGAGCGTCGGTAGTCCGGTCGCGAGCGACCACCGCTACGACGTCTACGTCGTCCGCGCACCCGGTCACGAGATCGATCCTGAGGATATTTCCGATATCAATTCGACGCAGGACGGTCTCTGA
- the acs gene encoding acetate--CoA ligase, with the protein MVDRNGWDRDASASIGSTHVPPQSFVEQANVSDPGIHDEFETDWPECWERAAALLSWDEEYDTVLEDEDAPFYRWFADGRLNASYNCLDRHLESGRKNHAAIRWEGKQGERRTYTYRDLYVEVNEFAAALRDRGVEEDDVVTIYLPMIPELPIAMLACARIGAPHSVVFAGLSADALATRMDAADSEYLVTCDGYYRRGDAFNQKSKADNARIGLEQDVRTVVVDRLGDDLPHVLGDDEWDYHELREEFAGETVEPVSRSAEDMLFLMYTSGTTGEPKGVVHSTGGYLAHVAWTSHAVLDVKPEDTYWCAADIGWITGHSYIVYGPLALGTTTVMYEGTPDYPDRDRLWEIVDRNAVDVFYTAPTAIRAFMKWGSDYPKGHDLSSLRLLGTVGEPISPRPWNWYREHIGGGDCPVVDTWWQTETGAVTISTLPGVDEMKPGSAGPPLPGIDTRIVDEAGEDVEPGKTGYLTIARPWPGMACTLYDNDDRFVTEYWQRFSDPAADDWRYFSGDTARIDDDGYITVLGRVDDVINVSGHRLGTVEIESAIADVDGVAEAAVVGRSSGTGDTEIYAYVSTESGYDSNGAVRRAIRDNIESTIGPMARPEAVIFTPELPKTRSGKIMRRLLEDVANGEELGDTSALRNPEIVGEIQAEIGEDGERRGSGQ; encoded by the coding sequence ATGGTCGATCGGAACGGGTGGGATCGTGACGCGTCCGCATCTATCGGGTCCACCCACGTCCCTCCCCAGTCGTTCGTCGAACAGGCGAACGTCTCGGATCCAGGGATCCACGACGAGTTCGAGACGGACTGGCCGGAGTGTTGGGAACGTGCGGCTGCCCTCCTCTCGTGGGACGAGGAGTACGATACCGTCCTCGAGGACGAGGACGCGCCCTTCTATCGGTGGTTCGCGGACGGCCGCCTCAACGCCTCCTACAACTGTCTGGACCGGCACCTCGAGTCGGGGCGGAAGAATCACGCTGCGATTCGCTGGGAGGGTAAGCAGGGCGAGCGCCGGACCTACACCTACCGGGACCTCTACGTCGAAGTAAACGAGTTCGCGGCGGCCCTGCGGGACCGCGGCGTCGAGGAAGATGACGTCGTGACGATCTACCTGCCGATGATCCCGGAGCTGCCGATCGCAATGTTGGCCTGCGCCCGGATCGGTGCGCCCCACAGCGTCGTCTTCGCCGGGCTCTCTGCGGACGCGCTCGCGACGCGGATGGACGCCGCGGACAGCGAGTATCTCGTCACCTGCGACGGCTACTACCGGCGGGGCGACGCGTTCAACCAGAAGAGCAAGGCCGACAACGCCCGCATTGGCCTCGAGCAGGACGTTCGAACCGTCGTCGTCGATCGGCTCGGCGATGACCTGCCCCACGTCCTCGGCGACGACGAGTGGGACTACCACGAACTTCGCGAGGAGTTCGCGGGCGAAACCGTCGAGCCGGTCTCCCGAAGCGCCGAGGATATGCTATTCCTGATGTACACCTCGGGGACGACCGGCGAACCGAAGGGCGTCGTCCACTCCACGGGCGGCTATCTCGCCCACGTCGCGTGGACGAGCCATGCCGTCCTCGATGTCAAACCCGAGGACACCTACTGGTGTGCGGCCGACATCGGCTGGATTACCGGTCACTCCTACATCGTCTACGGTCCGCTCGCGCTCGGCACGACGACGGTGATGTATGAGGGAACACCGGACTATCCGGACCGCGATCGGCTCTGGGAGATCGTCGACCGGAACGCTGTCGATGTCTTCTACACCGCGCCGACGGCCATCCGCGCGTTCATGAAGTGGGGCTCGGACTACCCCAAGGGCCACGATCTGTCCTCGCTTCGCCTGCTCGGGACCGTCGGCGAGCCGATCAGTCCCCGCCCCTGGAACTGGTATCGCGAACACATCGGCGGCGGCGACTGTCCAGTGGTCGATACCTGGTGGCAGACCGAAACCGGCGCGGTGACGATTTCGACGCTTCCGGGTGTCGACGAAATGAAACCCGGCTCCGCCGGCCCGCCGTTGCCGGGGATCGACACTCGGATCGTCGACGAGGCCGGTGAGGACGTCGAGCCCGGCAAAACTGGCTATCTCACGATCGCTCGGCCCTGGCCGGGGATGGCCTGCACGTTGTACGACAACGACGATCGGTTCGTCACGGAGTACTGGCAACGGTTCTCCGACCCCGCCGCCGACGATTGGCGCTACTTCAGCGGCGATACGGCCAGAATCGACGACGACGGCTACATCACCGTTCTCGGTCGAGTCGACGACGTGATCAACGTTTCCGGCCACCGCCTAGGAACCGTGGAGATCGAGAGCGCAATCGCCGACGTCGACGGCGTCGCCGAGGCCGCCGTCGTCGGCCGCTCGAGCGGGACCGGCGACACCGAAATCTATGCATACGTCAGCACCGAGAGCGGCTACGACTCCAATGGAGCGGTTCGACGGGCGATCCGCGACAACATCGAATCCACAATCGGGCCGATGGCCCGGCCCGAAGCAGTGATCTTCACCCCGGAACTCCCCAAGACCCGGTCGGGCAAGATCATGCGTCGCCTGCTCGAGGACGTCGCCAATGGCGAGGAACTGGGCGATACCTCGGCGCTGCGCAACCCGGAGATCGTCGGCGAGATTCAGGCCGAGATCGGCGAGGACGGTGAGCGCCGCGGTTCCGGCCAGTGA